A stretch of the Papaver somniferum cultivar HN1 chromosome 6, ASM357369v1, whole genome shotgun sequence genome encodes the following:
- the LOC113289856 gene encoding isocitrate dehydrogenase [NADP]-like isoform X1 → MAFEKIKVSNPIVEMDGDEMTRIFWKSIKDKLIFPFVDLDIKYFDLGLPHRDDTDDKVTVESAEATLKYNVAIKCATITPDEDRMKEFKLKSMWRSPNGTIRNILNGTVFREPIICKNVPRLVPSWTKPICIGRHAFGDQYRATDAVIKGPGKLKLVFVPEGKEDQTEMEVYNFTGAGGVALAMYNTDESIRSFAEASMATAYEKKWPLYLSTKNTILKKYDGRFKDIFQEVYETQWKSKYEAAGIWYEHRLIDDMVAYALKSDGGYVWACKNYDGDVQSDFLAQGFGSLGLMTSVLVCPDGKTIEAEAAHGTVTRHYRVHQKGGETSTNSIASIFAWSRGLAHRAKLDDNARLLDFTEKLEAACVGTVESGKMTKDLALLIHGSKVSRDQYLNTEEFIDAVAEELKARLSGKSKLPE, encoded by the exons ATGGCATTCGAGAAGATCAAGGTTTCCAATCCCATCGTTGAGATGGACG GTGACGAGATGACCAGAATTTTTTGGAAATCTATTAAAGACAAG CTTATATTCCCATTCGTGGATTTGGATATTAAGTACTTCGACTTAGGTCTTCCTCATCGTGACGATACCGATGACAAAGTTACTGTTGAAAGTGCGGAAGCTACTCTTAA GTACAATGTTGCAATCAAGTGCGCAACTATTACTCCAG ATGAAGATCGTATGAAGGAGTTTAAATTGAAAAGCATGTGGAGGAGTCCAAATGGAACTATCAGGAACATTTTGAACG GGACTGTGTTCAGAGAGCCCATTATCTGCAAAAATGTGCCAAGACTTGTTCCAA GTTGGACTAAACCTATATGCATTGGGAGGCATGCATTTGGTGATCAGTACAGAGCAACTGATGCAGTTATCAAAGGACCTGGCAAACTCAAGCTGGTTTTTG TACCAGAAGGCAAAGAGGATCAAACAGAAATGGAGGTTTACAATTTCACTGGTGCTGGAGGAGTAGCCTTGGCCATGTATAACACTGATGAG TCCATCCGTTCGTTTGCTGAGGCTTCGATGGCAACAGCTTACGAGAAGAAGTGGCCACTTTATCTTAGCACAAAGAACACAATTCTAAAGAAATACGATGGAAG GTTCAAGGACATTTTCCAAGAAGTGTATGAAACTCAATGGAAATCCAAGTATGAAGCTGCTGGGATATG GTATGAACACCGTCTCATTGATGATATGGTTGCCTATGCACTTAAGAGTGACGGTGGTTATGTCTGGGCATGTAAGAACTATGATGGTGATGTACAGAGTGATTTCTTAGCCCAAG GTTTCGGATCCCTTGGATTGATGACATCAGTGTTG GTATGCCCAGATGGAAAGACCATTGAAGCTGAAGCAGCCCATGGCACAGTGACACGTCACTACCGGGTTCACCAAAAAGGAGGTGAAACCAGTACAAACAGCATAGCTTCGATCTTTGCTTGGTCAAGAGGTCTTGCTCATAG AGCAAAGTTAGACGACAATGCTAGACTTTTGGATTTCACCGAGAAGCTGGAAGCAGCTTGTGTTGGAACTGTTGAATCAGGAAAGATGACCAAGGATCTTGCACTTCTCATTCATGGATCCAA GGTTTCTAGGGACCAGTATCTCAACACTGAAGAGTTCATCGATGCCGTGGCGGAGGAGCTGAAAGCAAGACTTTCTGGCAAATCAAAGTT GCCTGAATAA
- the LOC113289856 gene encoding isocitrate dehydrogenase [NADP]-like isoform X3 — protein sequence MAFEKIKVSNPIVEMDGDEMTRIFWKSIKDKLIFPFVDLDIKYFDLGLPHRDDTDDKVTVESAEATLKYNVAIKCATITPDEDRMKEFKLKSMWRSPNGTIRNILNGTVFREPIICKNVPRLVPSWTKPICIGRHAFGDQYRATDAVIKGPGKLKLVFVPEGKEDQTEMEVYNFTGAGGVALAMYNTDESIRSFAEASMATAYEKKWPLYLSTKNTILKKYDGRFKDIFQEVYETQWKSKYEAAGIWYEHRLIDDMVAYALKSDGGYVWACKNYDGDVQSDFLAQGFGSLGLMTSVLVCPDGKTIEAEAAHGTVTRHYRVHQKGGETSTNSIASIFAWSRGLAHRAKLDDNARLLDFTEKLEAACVGTVESGKMTKDLALLIHGSKVSRDQYLNTEEFIDAVAEELKARLSGKSKL from the exons ATGGCATTCGAGAAGATCAAGGTTTCCAATCCCATCGTTGAGATGGACG GTGACGAGATGACCAGAATTTTTTGGAAATCTATTAAAGACAAG CTTATATTCCCATTCGTGGATTTGGATATTAAGTACTTCGACTTAGGTCTTCCTCATCGTGACGATACCGATGACAAAGTTACTGTTGAAAGTGCGGAAGCTACTCTTAA GTACAATGTTGCAATCAAGTGCGCAACTATTACTCCAG ATGAAGATCGTATGAAGGAGTTTAAATTGAAAAGCATGTGGAGGAGTCCAAATGGAACTATCAGGAACATTTTGAACG GGACTGTGTTCAGAGAGCCCATTATCTGCAAAAATGTGCCAAGACTTGTTCCAA GTTGGACTAAACCTATATGCATTGGGAGGCATGCATTTGGTGATCAGTACAGAGCAACTGATGCAGTTATCAAAGGACCTGGCAAACTCAAGCTGGTTTTTG TACCAGAAGGCAAAGAGGATCAAACAGAAATGGAGGTTTACAATTTCACTGGTGCTGGAGGAGTAGCCTTGGCCATGTATAACACTGATGAG TCCATCCGTTCGTTTGCTGAGGCTTCGATGGCAACAGCTTACGAGAAGAAGTGGCCACTTTATCTTAGCACAAAGAACACAATTCTAAAGAAATACGATGGAAG GTTCAAGGACATTTTCCAAGAAGTGTATGAAACTCAATGGAAATCCAAGTATGAAGCTGCTGGGATATG GTATGAACACCGTCTCATTGATGATATGGTTGCCTATGCACTTAAGAGTGACGGTGGTTATGTCTGGGCATGTAAGAACTATGATGGTGATGTACAGAGTGATTTCTTAGCCCAAG GTTTCGGATCCCTTGGATTGATGACATCAGTGTTG GTATGCCCAGATGGAAAGACCATTGAAGCTGAAGCAGCCCATGGCACAGTGACACGTCACTACCGGGTTCACCAAAAAGGAGGTGAAACCAGTACAAACAGCATAGCTTCGATCTTTGCTTGGTCAAGAGGTCTTGCTCATAG AGCAAAGTTAGACGACAATGCTAGACTTTTGGATTTCACCGAGAAGCTGGAAGCAGCTTGTGTTGGAACTGTTGAATCAGGAAAGATGACCAAGGATCTTGCACTTCTCATTCATGGATCCAA GGTTTCTAGGGACCAGTATCTCAACACTGAAGAGTTCATCGATGCCGTGGCGGAGGAGCTGAAAGCAAGACTTTCTGGCAAATCAAAGTTGTAA
- the LOC113289857 gene encoding uncharacterized protein LOC113289857, with the protein MSGAQGAQPPGSFTATTYESVGGENKTKTDIHSKEDVGGIQIDKLQDKVEDAAGLGGPVFGAGAGDDDNQNDQSVGKQDLGVTGTA; encoded by the coding sequence ATGTCAGGAGCACAAGGAGCACAGCCACCGGGGTCATTCACAGCAACAACATATGAGTCGGTAGGAGGAGAAAACAAAACTAAGACTGATATTCATTCAAAAGAAGATGTTGGTGGGATTCAGATTGATAAATTACAAGACAAAGTTGAAGATGCTGCTGGTCTAGGTGGGCCTGTCTTTGGTGCTGGAGCTGGTGATGATGATAATCAAAATGATCAGAGTGTGGGTAAACAAGATCTTGGTGTTACTGGAACTGCTTAG
- the LOC113289856 gene encoding isocitrate dehydrogenase [NADP]-like isoform X2 → MAFEKIKVSNPIVEMDGDEMTRIFWKSIKDKLIFPFVDLDIKYFDLGLPHRDDTDDKVTVESAEATLKYNVAIKCATITPDEDRMKEFKLKSMWRSPNGTIRNILNGTVFREPIICKNVPRLVPSWTKPICIGRHAFGDQYRATDAVIKGPGKLKLVFVPEGKEDQTEMEVYNFTGAGGVALAMYNTDESIRSFAEASMATAYEKKWPLYLSTKNTILKKYDGRFKDIFQEVYETQWKSKYEAAGIWYEHRLIDDMVAYALKSDGGYVWACKNYDGDVQSDFLAQGFGSLGLMTSVLVCPDGKTIEAEAAHGTVTRHYRVHQKGGETSTNSIASIFAWSRGLAHRAKLDDNARLLDFTEKLEAACVGTVESGKMTKDLALLIHGSKVSRDQYLNTEEFIDAVAEELKARLSGKSKPE, encoded by the exons ATGGCATTCGAGAAGATCAAGGTTTCCAATCCCATCGTTGAGATGGACG GTGACGAGATGACCAGAATTTTTTGGAAATCTATTAAAGACAAG CTTATATTCCCATTCGTGGATTTGGATATTAAGTACTTCGACTTAGGTCTTCCTCATCGTGACGATACCGATGACAAAGTTACTGTTGAAAGTGCGGAAGCTACTCTTAA GTACAATGTTGCAATCAAGTGCGCAACTATTACTCCAG ATGAAGATCGTATGAAGGAGTTTAAATTGAAAAGCATGTGGAGGAGTCCAAATGGAACTATCAGGAACATTTTGAACG GGACTGTGTTCAGAGAGCCCATTATCTGCAAAAATGTGCCAAGACTTGTTCCAA GTTGGACTAAACCTATATGCATTGGGAGGCATGCATTTGGTGATCAGTACAGAGCAACTGATGCAGTTATCAAAGGACCTGGCAAACTCAAGCTGGTTTTTG TACCAGAAGGCAAAGAGGATCAAACAGAAATGGAGGTTTACAATTTCACTGGTGCTGGAGGAGTAGCCTTGGCCATGTATAACACTGATGAG TCCATCCGTTCGTTTGCTGAGGCTTCGATGGCAACAGCTTACGAGAAGAAGTGGCCACTTTATCTTAGCACAAAGAACACAATTCTAAAGAAATACGATGGAAG GTTCAAGGACATTTTCCAAGAAGTGTATGAAACTCAATGGAAATCCAAGTATGAAGCTGCTGGGATATG GTATGAACACCGTCTCATTGATGATATGGTTGCCTATGCACTTAAGAGTGACGGTGGTTATGTCTGGGCATGTAAGAACTATGATGGTGATGTACAGAGTGATTTCTTAGCCCAAG GTTTCGGATCCCTTGGATTGATGACATCAGTGTTG GTATGCCCAGATGGAAAGACCATTGAAGCTGAAGCAGCCCATGGCACAGTGACACGTCACTACCGGGTTCACCAAAAAGGAGGTGAAACCAGTACAAACAGCATAGCTTCGATCTTTGCTTGGTCAAGAGGTCTTGCTCATAG AGCAAAGTTAGACGACAATGCTAGACTTTTGGATTTCACCGAGAAGCTGGAAGCAGCTTGTGTTGGAACTGTTGAATCAGGAAAGATGACCAAGGATCTTGCACTTCTCATTCATGGATCCAA GGTTTCTAGGGACCAGTATCTCAACACTGAAGAGTTCATCGATGCCGTGGCGGAGGAGCTGAAAGCAAGACTTTCTGGCAAATCAAA GCCTGAATAA
- the LOC113291696 gene encoding uncharacterized protein LOC113291696 → MKYVIVKVQDVRRSQNIMLKQKLRNKWLLEGSNNSSFFHNSIKIRRAKFNRVDESIDAQLFEYEHDSITVEESHMLDAVPTKEEIKKVVFGLGVDSAPGPDGFSGCFYRHCWEIIQHDFLKIITETLASRLGLYFGKLVSEEQVDFMKGRNIHDNISLASEMFFEDMGIPKTGVLGFSLSFNQLVFRFLLTASREGNMKSLRNLVHLLEMYRSASGQTEWVSTDRYLGVQIMPGAVRYMHISNVIDKLKDQISVLKGKMLSFQDRVVLIKSVISSYSIHNMVVYKWSLKFIQQCERVIMNFLWSSDSNLCRALVVGYDKVCCPYKKGGLDLTRMATMNKALLMQLWWTIKSSNLGKVFGD, encoded by the exons ATGAAATATGTTATTGTCAAGGTCCAGGATGTCCGTAGATCACAGAACATTATGCTTAAGCAAAAATTGCGAAATAAATGGCTTTTGGAGGGTTCCAACAATTCTTCTTTTTTCCATAATAGCATCAAAATTAGAAGag CTAAATTCAATAGGGTGGATGAATCAATTGATGCGCAGCTTTTTGAATATGAACATGACTCTATTACGGTAGAGGAAAGTCATATGTTAGATGCAGTTCCAACTAAGGAGGAAATTAAaaaagttgtttttggtttgggtGTGGATAGTGCTCCTGGTCCGGATGGTTTTTCTGGTTGTttctatagacattgttgggagattatccaACATGATTTTTTAAAG attatTACGGAAACTCTTGCTTCTCGATTGGGTCTTTATTTTGGCAAGCTTGTTTCTGAGGAGCAAGTGGATTTCATGAAGGGAAGAAATATCCATGATAATATTAGTTTGGCTTCGGAAATG tttttCGAAGATATGGGTATTCCGAAGACTGGTGTTCTTGGATTCTCACTATCCTTCAATCAGCTCGTATTTCGGTTCTTATTAACGGCATCCCGGGag GGTAATATGAAGAGTTTGAGGAACCTGGTTCATTTGCTTGAGATGTATCGAAGTGCTTCTGGCCAAACT GAATGGGTATCAACTGATCGCTACTTAGGGGTGCAAATCATGCCAGGTGCGGTAAGATATATGCATATTAGTAATGTTATTGATAAATTGAAAgatcaaatttcagttttgaaagGTAAAATGCTTTCTTTCCAAGATAGGGTGGTGCTAATAAAGTCTGTTATTTCTAGTTACTCAATTCACAACATGGTTGTTTATAAATGGTCATTGAAATTTATTCAGCAATGCGAAAGGGTGATTATGAATTTCCTTTGGTCAAGTGATTCAAATCTTTGTAGAGCTCTTGTTGTGGGTTATGACAAAGTTTGTTGCCCTTACAAGAAAGGAGGTCTGGATCTTACTAGAATGGCTACAATGAACAAGGCTTTACTTATGCAGCTGTGGTGGACTATTAAATCGTCTAACTTGGGCAAGGTTTTTGGAGACTAA